The genomic segment GGCCATGGCCTTTGCCAATACCAATATGGCGGCAGCCGGTGGCTTGCTGGCAGCCCTTATCCTCTCACGAATCTGGTTCGGCAAGGCCGATCTCACCATGGCCCTCAACGGTGCCCTAGCCGGACTAGTAGCCATTACCGCAGAGCCTGTTACCCCTTCACTGCTTACCGCAACCGGAGTTGGCGCAGTTGCCGGTATACTGGTTGTGATTTCGATTATCCTCCTCGACAAGGCCCATATCGACGACCCGGTAGGAGCCATATCCGTCCACGGAGTCAGCGGCATTTGGGGACTACTCGCCGTTACCATCACCAACCCAGAGGCTAGCCTCATCGCCCAGCTTATCGGTATTACCACTATTTTTTCCTGGGTCTTCATAACAAGCATAATCACCTGGTTTGCCATTAAAAAAGTCATGGGCCTACGCATCAGCCCCGAAGAAGAGCACGAGGGAGTCGACCTCTGCGAGTGCGGCCTCACCGCTTATCCAGAATTCACCAAAGATTAACAGGGAGTTTTACCATGAAGAAGATAGAGGCAATCATCAAGCCATTTAAGCTCGAAGAGATCAAAGAGGCCCTCACCGAACTGGCCATCACGGGCATGACCATCTCCGAAGTGAAGGGCTACGGACGACAAAAAGGGCATAAAGAGATGTACCGTGGCGCAGAGTACAGCATAGACTTCAACCCCAAACTTAAAATAGAGCTGGTGGTACGCGCTGAGATTGCAGATAAGGTGGTGGAAAAAATCCGCCTTGCTGCCCGCACCGGCAAAATCGGCGACGGCAAAATATTCGTCCTTCCCATAGAAGAGGTTGTGCGGGTTCGCACCGGAGAGCAAGGAAGGGAAGCCATCTAGGCCATGCCGGGTAGCTTCCAACCATAAAAATAGATTGGCAGAACGGCATCTCTTTCAGTAAGATCAAAAACAGAAAACAAAGACCCACAAACATTAGAGGAGAAGAGAATGGCTGAAGAAGAAGTTTCACAGGAAAAACTTGATACCATGGACGAGACCCTTATTCAAATGGAGATGCTCTACAAATCCCGCTGCGTAGGCATGCCAGGCACTAACAATGTTACCATACGGGACATTCCCTGCAAAAAAGAAGAGGTGTAGATCCCCCCGAAACTACCACTTTTCCTGCAGATGCCTGGCCACCAGGGCGGCACTCCTTATTGCAGATTCGAAACTGGCATGAAAATCTGCAATAATCGTCTCATCAGCAGGATCAAACCTGTCTGCAATGGATTTTGCCACGGCATAGGGAAGCTGGAGGCGACCTGCCACCTGAGCAAAGCCTCCCGCCTCCATCTCAATCAGACCCACCCCCGAGACAAGCTTGGCAAGTTCCATTTTACGCTCACGGGTTCCGGAAAATTCGGCACCCGTCACCACACATCCCCTACAGCTCCGCAGTCCCACCACCCCCAAGCAGAGGGATGATAGCGTTTCATCCGGATAGAGACAGGGATCGTGGCCCAAGCCATCGGCTCCAGAGCGTAGGGACTGCCCCGGCCGCACTAAAAAACGACCCATATCAAAAAAGGCACAGGAATCATGCTGTAAAATTTTCTCAGCTACAACCAAATCCCCCACCTCCCGGCTACTCTCCAGGGCACCACCGACACCCAATAGGACAAGGGCAGCCAGACTATAACGACAGGAGAGCTCCGTAACAGCGCAGGCCGCATTAACCCCGCCAAGCCCTGAATATGCCAGGATAATTTGCCTACCCGAAGAGCTAGTGGCACTATAGAGACCCGCGTGATGCTTTTTAACATTTTTTACCATGCGACAGATGCCCTTCAACTCCTGAGGCATGGCACAGAGAATCAACAGGGAAGGAGTTTCTTTCATTTTATAGACCGGTACAGGAAATGGCATGTGAAGGAATAGTCACAGCCAGCTTATCGCCCACCATGAGAGAGAGGCTTCGATAGTTTTCGTAATTTGTATAGATAATAAGAGGAATCCCAATATCAAGCTGCAGCTTAACAAGAGACCTATGTCGACTGATCCCCACGAGATGGCCTGAGTAAACATTATCCTCCTGCCCAACTGCCATGCCACTCCCTAAGAGAGAAAAGCCTATCCCCTCGGGATCAACCCACAGCTTCAGCTCCTGTGCAGAGGAGGGGAGGCAGGCTCCTGACACTCGAAGAAGCAAGCTACCAGCAAGCTGCCAAATAGTATCAGCCCCTTTCTCACCCACCAACTGCCCCCTATAGACATTTTCATTGAGGACATTGGAGAGAGAACCGTTTTGTAAGAGCAGAGTATGATCGGCAAGACGATGCCCCTGAGAAAGATAATGGGTAGAAAAGATTATCGATGTCCCCCTCTCCCTGTTTATCCTCTCCAGAACGGCAAGAATCATCTCTTGATTCTCATTATCAACATTAGCACTAGGCTCATCACAGATTAACACCTCAGGATAGACGGCCAGGGCCCGGGCCAGGGCAACCCTCTTCGTCTCCCCACCGGATAATTTTTGGGCATCATCACCGGAAAATTTTTCCAGACCGACCAAGCGGAGCATCTCGCCAACCCGAGCCACCACATCCACCTTTGCCAGCCTGCGTACCCGCAGACCAAAGGCCACATTTTCTGCAACGGTACCGGAAAACATAATGGGACTCTGATCAAGCTGCACCACCTGCCGCCTAAAGGCCAGGAGCTGTTTTTTGCCATAGGCCACCCTCTCGCCAAGAAACTCTATCTCACCGCTGCTCGGTCTATCGAGAAAGGAGAGCAACTTAAGCAGAGTCGTCTTACCGGCACCATTAGGCCCCGTCAAGCTGTAGACCTTACCCTTCTCCAGCAGAAGATCCTCAATATCCAAAACAACCCGATCGCCATAAACCCTGGTCATTTTCTTTATTCTATAGAGCATCTATTTTTGTCCTTCCCTGAAAAAGATGAAACAGCATATTTATAAAAAAAGCGAAGGTCATAAGGGTAATACCCAGGGCCACAGCCAAAACAAACTCCCCCTTATCATACTCCAGAGCCATGGCGGTGGTCATGGTTCGGGTAAACCCCTTGGCATTACCACCAAGCATCATACTGATACCCACTTCAGCTATAACACGACCAAAGGCGGCAACTATAGCAGCACAAACGCCATAACGCGCCTCCCGTAGCACAGCCCAGGCCATCTGCCCTTGACTGGCACCAAGGGTCAGTGCGGTCATCCGATAGCGGCTGTCGATTTTACTAATGGCGGCAATGGTAAGGGTGGTAACAAGAGGCCAGATAAGAATAATTTGACCTATAATAATGGCTTTCTGGGTATAGAGCAGCTCCCAACTGCCAAAGATGGCCCTACGCGAAATAAACGAGTAGACCAAAAGACCGATAACCACGGTGGGCAAAGCCAAAAGAGTATTCAGACAGGTCAACAAAAAACGCTTTCCGGGAAAGGAAGAGTAGGCAATGAGCAGGCCCATGGGAATGCCCAGAATAGAGGCAAAGACAGTTGCAAAAAAACTGACCCGCAGAGATACTGTCACAATTTGCAGAAAAGCAGGATCAAACTCCACCAGAAGCCAAAATGCAGACAAGAGACTATCAAAAAGAAGATCCATATCCTTCCCTTTCTACTTGAGAGGCAAAACAAAAAAAAGCCCGGGCAAGCGATATACACTCGGCCCAGGCTTCCATATACAAAGTTACCGAAACTTCCCTGCGGAAGATATTAGATATCTACCCCAAGTCCAAGTCTCCCGTCAACTCCTGTATCTTAGAAAAGAGACTACTTTATAGCATCCGGGTAGAAGAGCTGCTTACCCTCAAGCCGGTAATCGCCAATCAACTTCTGACCGCGAGGTGAAACCAACCACTGGGCGAGCTCAACTGCCATATCATACTGGACAGTAGGATATTTCTTTGGATTAACAGGTATAATGCCATAAGGGTTGGCAAGATCAGCGCCACCCTCACAGAGGATTTCAAGATCTACAGCAGGAGTCTTACCATACTTATATTTAATGTAAGTACCACGATCAGACATGGTATAAGCTTGCTTTTCCTCGGTAAAGGTAATGGCCTTACCCATACCCTGGCCAATGGAAAGATACCAGGCAGCAGAGTCAGCTGGACGCATAGCAGTAACTTCCTTCTTCTTGCCCTTCTTAACAATAGTCTGGCTCACAGCGGCAAGTGGCACACCGGATTGCTTCCAGAGATACTGCTCCTTGGTATGGGTACCGCTATCATCGCCACGAGAGACAAATTTTGCCTTCGCCTCGGCTATTTTCTGCAGAGATGCCGCCGCATCATGACTACCCTTGATACCGGCAGGATCTTTCTCTGAACCAAGAATAACAAAATCATTATGCATAACGGCATAGCGCTTGGTGCCAAAACCATCTTTAACAAATTTTTCTTCACGACCCTTAGCGTGAACAAAAATAATATCAACATTACCATCCTGGCCATCACGGATAGCAGCGCCGGTTCCCTTGGCGATAACCTTTACCCTAATGCCAGTATCTTTCTCAAATGCAGGCAAAAGAATATCCAATAGACCGGAGGACTGAGTGCTGGTGGTGGTGGACATTTTCAAAATCTTCTCAGCACAAAAACCAGTGCCGGCACAAATGGCCACAAGACAGAGTACGGCAACCGAAATCAGACTACGCTTCATCATTTTTCCTCTTATTTTAAGTTATCCGGAAAAAGCATCTTTCCACATAGAGAGACATCATAGCCAACAAAAGAATCAGCTAATTGTCGAAAGGTCTCCTCGTGCAACAAACCAATGAAATCCTGAATGCCTCGCTCAAAGAACCTTTCCTTACTTATAATAAGGTCAAACCTCTCCCAACGAAGAGGGACAAAATCAAGATCAAGCATACCTGCAATCGCCCGAATACCAGGTGCCGCGTCAACCCTACCGGCAAGCACCTCCAGACCTCCATCCAAATGGCGACTCACCTCGCGGGAATAACCATCTATCTTTTGACTGGAAATCCTTCGTATAGAAAGTTCATGATCCAAAAGCACACGCGTACCTGTGCCCTGAGGACGATTGACAATGGAGATACCTTTTCGGGCAAGATCTTCTATCCCCTCAATGCCCTTAGGATTTCCCTTGGCCACCAGCAGGCCCTGCTCTCTCTTACTAAAATTGACAAAAACGGGCGCTTGTTCGAGCTCCTGACTGGCAAAATCGAAGTTATACTCCTCATTCTCATCTTGCAAGAGATGACAGACACCAATATGGCATAATCCACGCCGCAGGGAAGAGACCCCGCCCATACTACCAAGATTTGCAAAAAAGGCAATTCGCCTTGGATAACGTCGTTGAAAAAGAGCGAGTGTCTGCTGAAAGAGGGGATCATCGCTACCGGCAACCAAAAGAATTAGGTCATCCACCGAAACCGTTGCAGGACGATAGTTTGTAACATTTACCTCAAGCCATTCCGCCACAAGCCTACGGGGAAACAACCATTTACCAGTGACCTTGCTGGCAGGTAGGCCCTTGTCATTCACAAGGGAATAAACCATCTTTTCATTTACATGTAAGAGTTCTGCTACCTCTTTCGTTGTAAGAAAAGGATTATCTTCTTGCCTTCTCATATAATTCAATAGTCAAAACGGGGTTACCAAAAAGGAGGTACGTCACGGAACCCTTTCCTGGCAGGGAAACAGAAGAACCATAACGCACCAAATACCAACAAGAAATAACAATAACCCCTAAAGAAATAGACAAAAAAGATGTGCTTTTCAAGCATTAAACCCTCTGAAGAGCAAATAAACCAAGAGAATACGCCCCAGAGGATAAGAAATGACCAAGAACAACCAAGACACCTATGCGGTCATTAAAACATCTCTCATAAAGCACCACTCTTGCCTAGGCAATCCTAGCTCGACAAGCGCCCCAATCCCATCGCCAACGACGAAAGCCCCGAAGAGCGCATCATTACGTAGGGTTTTTGACACTGCTTACATATCTTCTTCACGGTCAGACAGGCATCATGGCTCACGCAATCAACGGGACACATAACTGCATCTGCCTGAGCAAGCATAAGGGGCAGCCTACTCTTAGACTCCTCCTTACCTCCATCATGGTGCAAAAAAGAGCCACCACTCTTTTCCACCAATGCTCGATAATGCGGAACCATCTTATGCATTCCACCAACATAGAGAACAAGCTTGCCACAGAGATCTTTGCCTGGGCAGCTCTCTGTATGAGCCCTACCGCAACGAGCACAGCCTAAATCAAACAGGGATGCCTGCACAGATTTTTCCAGAAGAATATTCTCCTGTCTCTGCTGAGATATCTCCTGCTCAAGGCGCATAGCATTCTTCTGCAACTGGCCATTATGCTTTTCCAATTTTGCTATATAGAGAAGATGCTCCTCATTCTCCCTCTCTAGCACACCCTTTACTGCCGGCGGAAAGCCCCCGGCAGATGAAGCAGATGAGCCCTTTTTTTCACGTTTTTTCAACTCTGCCTTAAGCGCTATGACCTCCTGCTTCTCTTTTCGCACCCGCTTTTCATGCAAAAATTGCCGATGAACTAACTGCGCATCGACATTTTTTTGTTTTTGCAGAGAGGAGGCTAACTTCTTTTTGATTCTCAAAAGCTCACTGACACTATCGTGAGACATCATATGCACATCCCCATAACACTCGGAGAGGACTGCCCCCGGAATATGGGGGTGAGAGCACACTGCCCAAAAAGCACCGGCGACCTCTCCAGCCTCCAGAGACTTTTGCCAAAGCCTACACAGATCCTCGCTCTCCCTAAGTCTGTGAAAGGAGATAATATACCTCTGATACTTCAAATTAAGAAGTTTCTGCATGGCCACACTTGCCACACATTGGTAATGGGCAAAACGAACAAACCTCGTGTGCAATTCAAAAGGAGAGACAAATTCTCCACCACGAACCTCTCTCTTTTTATTTATCTTAACCAGTTCTGGCTGGGTGATACAGGTACCAATAATGGCACATTGATAGCCATCTGGAACATCCCATAAATTCCGTCCCTTACCGCCAGTACAACGTTGAACCCTTCGCGCCTTTAAGCTTGCCATCCCCCCTCCTCAAAACATTATCAGCCAAGCAATCAATATATTAAACACCCCTAACTTTTACCGTCTTAATATAAAAAAAGCAAATATCTTACCTAAAACAAGGAGGTTTCTCAAAAGAGGCTGACCAGCTCCACCACGCCAGTCAACAGGACTAGATCAGATGCCAGAACAAGCCCCGGCAGACTCTTCCGTTCATCGGCACCTAGTCAGCCCCATTCTGTTCATGCCCCCTTAGCCCTTGAGCCTCGGTAAAAATTTGCAAAAGCACTTCACCTGAAGGCCTGCATCGATCCGCAACGGATGAGGGTGAGGTACACGCTTCACTCTCTTTTTTCAAAGAGGGGTATAAAAAAAGCCCAACAAACCCAAGCAGATCTTTACGACCACCAACGGATCTGGTAAAAGAAATAATAGGGGCTATATTGCTGTAAGAACGTCTAGTTTCTCCAACTGAACAACGGATCGCTCTGCTCTATTTTTTACACCAAGAGGACGCTATAAGAAGAGTTCTATTGTAGATGATGATATTGCTCTGGATGCTGCAGAGAAATTTAAGTAAATGCTCCTCCATGTTGAATTCCTTGTTAGCAGTTCGGGGAAACAGACTCTCTCCTGCCTGAGTAGCAGAAGTGCTCAGTTGGTGGTAAACGATATCAATATGCCCGGGATGAATGGCCTGGACGAGGACGAACAATTTCAGGACGGCACCCTGCAAGTATCCGGGGAGCAGAGGCACCTGCAATAAGCGCCAGGACAGACCTGCAAACTCTCTTGCTAAAAGCTACAGTTAACAATAACGAAACAACAGAGAGGATAGCGAACGAGAAGAATTTGCAACCAATAAATTTGTTGAGCAGTGCATCGACATCAAAGGCGTTAACACCGCATACCTCGTTGGCCGGGATGGTTTTCCCCAGAACAGTATCACCCGCCAGAGTATCAATACTGAAATGATAGGGGCAATTGTCTCCTCCGGTTTTAGTTCTGCCAAATCCATGGCAAACCAGCTAGGATAGTGAGAACTTAATACAACCATGTTAGAATATGAAAATAGCCCCGTCAGGACTGCCCCTTTTGCTCGCGAGGCATTTCTCGTTGCCATAGCTGATCGGGAAACAAATTTGGCTTGATCAAGAATCAGTATCAAGAAAAATACAAAGAGAATAAAACAGGCAGCGGGTCTCTAAAGGATCTGTAAAAAATATACGTGTTCCAAACACATAACAATTAATTAATTGCAAATGAAGATAATTGGACATAGAGGTTCAGCAGGTACGACACCGGAAAACACCCTCCTCTCTTTCGCTGAAGTGATGAAAAGTGGAGCATACGCCATAGAATTTGATGTACAAAAATGCGCCACAGGCCAGCTCGTTGTCATCCACGATCCACGCGTCGACAGGACAACAAATGGTTCAGGACTTGTTCGCGAAATGAGCTTAGATGAACTGCGAGCCCTGGACGCAGGAAAAAACGAACAAATCCCCCTTCTAACGGAGGTGCTTGACCTGGTTGCGGGAAGAATTAAAGTGAACATCGAGTTGAAGAGCCTTGGTACAGCGGCAAAGACAGCTGAAATACTTGACCAATATGTCATTGATGGTAAATTTACCTACGATCAGTTTCTTGTCAGCTCCTTTGTCCATCCTGAGTTGATGCTCTTTCAGGCACTCTGCCCGCAGTGTCTTATTGCCCTGCTTATCGCCCATGTCCCGGCCAATCACGCCGACACATACGCACAGATGAATATTTGGTCCCTTAACATCAACCTCAATAGTGCCTCTGAGGCATTTGTCCAATCTGCCCATAAAAACAACTTTCAAATCTTTGTCTACACGGTCAACCACCCCGATGATTTTTTACGATTGCAACAGATGGGTGTTGATGGCATTTTTACCGATTACCCATCTCGTTTTTGCCAAGACAAAAGCTAACAATACAATGAAAAAATTATCCTACACAAATTCTCACTACAGCTCTCCCTCTCATAACCCGGGAGCTCTCTACAAACTTTTCCCCAGCACCTGTTTCTATCTGCGATTTTTAAAAGAGATAATGGTCTCCGCCCATAAGGCCCGGCAAGGGCTTTACACTGGCGAGGCTTGGGTAAACAGTAGTCTTGCCATATTGGGTATGTTGGAGAAAATAGGGGTAAGCTTTGACATTTCCGGGATAGAGCACCTACAAAAACAAGACGGGCCAGCGGTAATTATTGGCAACCACATGTCCGCCCTGGAGACAGCAATCCTGCCATCTCTTGTCTACCCAAAAAAGCCCGTTACCTTTGTGGTAAAGCAGAGCCTCCTGGACTACCCGGTCTTTAAACATGTCGTGGGCGCAAGAAATCCAATAGCCGTAAGCAGAACAAACCCAAGATCAGACCTGAAAACTGTCATGACAGAGGGATGCAAGAGAATAGAAGAGGGTACCTCTATTATTGTTTTCCCGCAGACAACCCGTTCCCACAGCTTTTCAGCCACGGAGATGAGTTCTATCGGGGTTAAGCTTGCAAAGAAGGCCGGTGTACCAATAATTCCCCTTGCCCTGCGTACAGACGCCTGGGAAAACGGGAAAAAATTAAAAGATTTTGGCAAAATAAACATCACCAAAAAGGTGTACTTTGCCTTTGGAAATCCCTTAACAGTGCAGGACAGAGGCACAGAAGAGCAGGAGCATATCTGCAAGTTCATAGAGAACAAACTCCACGAATGGAGCCTCTCTCTATAGGGACCTGCAGAGCAAAAAAATATCTCAGAAGAGATCTTCTGAGATATCTTATCTACAACTCATCATCGACATCAAGTCCGTAATCTTCCTCTTCCTCTTCCTCATTTCCCTCATCATGGGTCTCAACTTCTTCCACAACCTCGTCGACTTCTGGCTCATCATCATGACGAACAGCCTTGGGAATTTTAGACTCAGGAAGAATCAATTCTGTTATTCTAGCAATCTCCCCTTTCAGGTCAGGATCGTGAAAGCATACATCACATCGCTCGGCATGCTGTTCAATAAACGATACCATACGAGCTGGCGCCATTGTTTCGTCTTGGACATGTCGATGCCAAGATTTAATCAGACTAATAAGTCGTTCACACTGCATTATATTTTATTTTAGTTAAATTACTGTAGGTTGCTAGATATCTCTATCTAACACGGCTTAAAAAAATACCTTAACGATATAATTTTAAGTAAATCTATAAAATGTTGTTTTCAAGGTCAACAATTATTAGTATAACAATATTGATTTTAAAAGTTAAGTTGGAAGTGGACGGAGCACTGGTGGCTCCCCCGGATTTCAAATCCGGTGTAACGGGTTAATAGCTCGTTAGGTGGGTTCGATTCCCATGCACTTCCGCCACAACATTCGTCATGTCCCTCCCCATTATCCTGCATTCCCAGACACCTAAGGTTCTGACACCTAACAACACATTCTCATTCAAAAATCTTTATTTATTGCTAAATTTACGAAAACTATGAGCGAGAAAAAAAAACCTGCCATTAACGTAAGCGAAACAATCATCGAAAGTATTTCCGAAGGTCTTTTCACAGTTGACCACCAACTTAAAATAACGTCATTCAACAGGGCTGCAGAAAAAATCCTTGGTATCTCCAGGCAAGAGGCCATAGGTAAGCACTGTTGGGAGATCTTTCAGTCAAACATGTGTGCATTCCACTGTGCCCTGAAACGCACCATAAAAGAAAAAAAATCGTTTACCAACTCATCTACCTTTATCAGAGACCACAAGCAACAAAAAATTCCAGTTATCGTCTCTACCTCTGTTTTACAAGATGAAGCAGGCAATATTCTAGGGGGCGTCGAAATTTTTCGCACCAAGGCCACCAGAGAAGAACTGCCAAGAGAAGCAACAGGCAATTTCCATTTGGAAAACATGGTCAGTCGCTCCCCCAAAATGCAAGACCTCTTCGCCATCCTCAAACAGGTTGCTCAAAGTGACAGTACCGTTCTGGTTGAAGGAGAGACAGGAACAGGCAAGGAACTCCTGGCAAGGGCAATCCACAATCTTTCCAGTCGAGCAAAACGGCCATTTGTCGCCGTCAACTGCGGCGCCCTCCCAGACACCTTACTGGAATCAGAGCTCTTTGGCTACAAGGCAGGAGCCTTTACCGATGCGCGCCACGACAAAGACGGACTCTTTGCCGCAGCTGCAAACGGCACCATTTTTCTTGATGAGATAGGCGACACCAGCCCTGCCTTTCAGGTACGCCTCCTTCGAGTTCTCGAAGAGCGAGAATTCCAGCCCCTGGGCAGTACCAAAAAAATAGCAACAAATGCCAGAATTATCACAGCAACCAATAAAGATCTCAGTCAACTGATCCATAAAGGACTCTTTCGTCAGGATCTTTTTTATCGCATCAACGTCATTATCCTCAAGCTCCCCCCTCTCAGGGAGCGCCGAGAAGACATCCCCTTGCTAATAGAACAAATTATCAGCAAGCTCAACAATATCAAGAATAGACAAATAACAGGCCTTTCTCCCGAGGCAGAAAAGTACCTGCTTTCCCATGATTACCCAGGCAATATCAGAGAGTTGGAGAACATCATCGAGCACGCCTTTATCCTCTGTCGCGGCAACACCATTGATTATCCGCATTTCCCTGCCTACCTCCAACAGGAGAGTAGACAGGTGACCCTCTCCGCTGACGAGAGCCCCAATAGCTTTGACTGGGCAGAGAAGGAAACTATCCTCAAGGCACTTGAGCAAAACGGCTATAACCGCCAGGCTGCGGCCGACCATCTCCGAATCCACAAAAGCACCCTCTTCCGCAAAATCAAACGACTCGGTATTAAGCTACCAAATCAAGACGGACGTCACCGGAAAAGATAGTCGCATAGAGTCGCAACACCGCTCGGCGTGCGACCGTAATGGTCGCAAATCTACGCCACTATCTTTCCTAGATGAAATGTATACAATTATAAATTGTTCTAAAAACAGACACCTATATCATAGCCCAGCTATTAATAACATATGCACAAAACTGGCACTGCTTTTGCCTATAAGAGAGTGACAGTTGATTAATCCTTCACTTAATATAGGTACATAAAATGGATATACTTTTACTTGATGGACAAGAACCCTCTTTTCTCCAATTAAAAAAAAGTCTTGC from the Desulfotalea psychrophila LSv54 genome contains:
- a CDS encoding lysophospholipid acyltransferase family protein: MAFLPITHLVFAKTKANNTMKKLSYTNSHYSSPSHNPGALYKLFPSTCFYLRFLKEIMVSAHKARQGLYTGEAWVNSSLAILGMLEKIGVSFDISGIEHLQKQDGPAVIIGNHMSALETAILPSLVYPKKPVTFVVKQSLLDYPVFKHVVGARNPIAVSRTNPRSDLKTVMTEGCKRIEEGTSIIVFPQTTRSHSFSATEMSSIGVKLAKKAGVPIIPLALRTDAWENGKKLKDFGKINITKKVYFAFGNPLTVQDRGTEEQEHICKFIENKLHEWSLSL
- a CDS encoding sigma-54 interaction domain-containing protein, encoding MSEKKKPAINVSETIIESISEGLFTVDHQLKITSFNRAAEKILGISRQEAIGKHCWEIFQSNMCAFHCALKRTIKEKKSFTNSSTFIRDHKQQKIPVIVSTSVLQDEAGNILGGVEIFRTKATREELPREATGNFHLENMVSRSPKMQDLFAILKQVAQSDSTVLVEGETGTGKELLARAIHNLSSRAKRPFVAVNCGALPDTLLESELFGYKAGAFTDARHDKDGLFAAAANGTIFLDEIGDTSPAFQVRLLRVLEEREFQPLGSTKKIATNARIITATNKDLSQLIHKGLFRQDLFYRINVIILKLPPLRERREDIPLLIEQIISKLNNIKNRQITGLSPEAEKYLLSHDYPGNIRELENIIEHAFILCRGNTIDYPHFPAYLQQESRQVTLSADESPNSFDWAEKETILKALEQNGYNRQAAADHLRIHKSTLFRKIKRLGIKLPNQDGRHRKR
- a CDS encoding energy-coupling factor ABC transporter ATP-binding protein; translated protein: MLYRIKKMTRVYGDRVVLDIEDLLLEKGKVYSLTGPNGAGKTTLLKLLSFLDRPSSGEIEFLGERVAYGKKQLLAFRRQVVQLDQSPIMFSGTVAENVAFGLRVRRLAKVDVVARVGEMLRLVGLEKFSGDDAQKLSGGETKRVALARALAVYPEVLICDEPSANVDNENQEMILAVLERINRERGTSIIFSTHYLSQGHRLADHTLLLQNGSLSNVLNENVYRGQLVGEKGADTIWQLAGSLLLRVSGACLPSSAQELKLWVDPEGIGFSLLGSGMAVGQEDNVYSGHLVGISRHRSLVKLQLDIGIPLIIYTNYENYRSLSLMVGDKLAVTIPSHAISCTGL
- a CDS encoding response regulator, producing the protein MLLHVEFLVSSSGKQTLSCLSSRSAQLVVNDINMPGMNGLDEDEQFQDGTLQVSGEQRHLQ
- a CDS encoding substrate-binding domain-containing protein, whose protein sequence is MMKRSLISVAVLCLVAICAGTGFCAEKILKMSTTTSTQSSGLLDILLPAFEKDTGIRVKVIAKGTGAAIRDGQDGNVDIIFVHAKGREEKFVKDGFGTKRYAVMHNDFVILGSEKDPAGIKGSHDAAASLQKIAEAKAKFVSRGDDSGTHTKEQYLWKQSGVPLAAVSQTIVKKGKKKEVTAMRPADSAAWYLSIGQGMGKAITFTEEKQAYTMSDRGTYIKYKYGKTPAVDLEILCEGGADLANPYGIIPVNPKKYPTVQYDMAVELAQWLVSPRGQKLIGDYRLEGKQLFYPDAIK
- a CDS encoding P-II family nitrogen regulator produces the protein MKKIEAIIKPFKLEEIKEALTELAITGMTISEVKGYGRQKGHKEMYRGAEYSIDFNPKLKIELVVRAEIADKVVEKIRLAARTGKIGDGKIFVLPIEEVVRVRTGEQGREAI
- a CDS encoding 5'-methylthioadenosine/S-adenosylhomocysteine nucleosidase family protein, with the translated sequence MKETPSLLILCAMPQELKGICRMVKNVKKHHAGLYSATSSSGRQIILAYSGLGGVNAACAVTELSCRYSLAALVLLGVGGALESSREVGDLVVAEKILQHDSCAFFDMGRFLVRPGQSLRSGADGLGHDPCLYPDETLSSLCLGVVGLRSCRGCVVTGAEFSGTRERKMELAKLVSGVGLIEMEAGGFAQVAGRLQLPYAVAKSIADRFDPADETIIADFHASFESAIRSAALVARHLQEKW
- a CDS encoding DUF2325 domain-containing protein: MASLKARRVQRCTGGKGRNLWDVPDGYQCAIIGTCITQPELVKINKKREVRGGEFVSPFELHTRFVRFAHYQCVASVAMQKLLNLKYQRYIISFHRLRESEDLCRLWQKSLEAGEVAGAFWAVCSHPHIPGAVLSECYGDVHMMSHDSVSELLRIKKKLASSLQKQKNVDAQLVHRQFLHEKRVRKEKQEVIALKAELKKREKKGSSASSAGGFPPAVKGVLERENEEHLLYIAKLEKHNGQLQKNAMRLEQEISQQRQENILLEKSVQASLFDLGCARCGRAHTESCPGKDLCGKLVLYVGGMHKMVPHYRALVEKSGGSFLHHDGGKEESKSRLPLMLAQADAVMCPVDCVSHDACLTVKKICKQCQKPYVMMRSSGLSSLAMGLGRLSS
- a CDS encoding ABC transporter permease — its product is MDLLFDSLLSAFWLLVEFDPAFLQIVTVSLRVSFFATVFASILGIPMGLLIAYSSFPGKRFLLTCLNTLLALPTVVIGLLVYSFISRRAIFGSWELLYTQKAIIIGQIILIWPLVTTLTIAAISKIDSRYRMTALTLGASQGQMAWAVLREARYGVCAAIVAAFGRVIAEVGISMMLGGNAKGFTRTMTTAMALEYDKGEFVLAVALGITLMTFAFFINMLFHLFQGRTKIDAL
- a CDS encoding helix-turn-helix transcriptional regulator, translating into MRRQEDNPFLTTKEVAELLHVNEKMVYSLVNDKGLPASKVTGKWLFPRRLVAEWLEVNVTNYRPATVSVDDLILLVAGSDDPLFQQTLALFQRRYPRRIAFFANLGSMGGVSSLRRGLCHIGVCHLLQDENEEYNFDFASQELEQAPVFVNFSKREQGLLVAKGNPKGIEGIEDLARKGISIVNRPQGTGTRVLLDHELSIRRISSQKIDGYSREVSRHLDGGLEVLAGRVDAAPGIRAIAGMLDLDFVPLRWERFDLIISKERFFERGIQDFIGLLHEETFRQLADSFVGYDVSLCGKMLFPDNLK
- a CDS encoding roadblock/LC7 domain-containing protein yields the protein MKGVNTAYLVGRDGFPQNSITRQSINTEMIGAIVSSGFSSAKSMANQLG
- a CDS encoding glycerophosphodiester phosphodiesterase, yielding MKIIGHRGSAGTTPENTLLSFAEVMKSGAYAIEFDVQKCATGQLVVIHDPRVDRTTNGSGLVREMSLDELRALDAGKNEQIPLLTEVLDLVAGRIKVNIELKSLGTAAKTAEILDQYVIDGKFTYDQFLVSSFVHPELMLFQALCPQCLIALLIAHVPANHADTYAQMNIWSLNINLNSASEAFVQSAHKNNFQIFVYTVNHPDDFLRLQQMGVDGIFTDYPSRFCQDKS